A genome region from Clostridium sp. JN-9 includes the following:
- a CDS encoding radical SAM protein has product MKVIFITPAADIRRNPFYRFGGNAYGHKNNITGPLVLGHILKNSGCDVECYEELYVDLDYSKMSNADVICIYTMTCNSKRAYEIGDFFRNELKKRVLIGGMHASAMPEEALFHADQVIVGEAENVIEDVVSGKIKDKIVYGSPVEDLNKIPFPDYTLLKTPAKAANVITSRGCPFSCNFCTTSRMFHPYRTRTPDNVIKELEIYKKEGFKYVNFEDDNFTADKKRAKEILRKMIDNNLVFKETFFFGRTDMANDEELLDLLSRAHLRRTLIGIESLNQDSLDYVNKRQSIKDIERCGEKLAKYKIKIIASIVLGLDYDNISDIDRSVKFCKDINAYQLQPAILTPFPGTPVFDQFEKEGRILTKEWEYYDMTNVVFKPLKISPSGLQKEFFKAAKSFYSFSGALKILKTFGFDAGVRRLAFWFFTRFGVKYFNHLSKENNGNLFYRLGHSFQ; this is encoded by the coding sequence ATGAAAGTTATTTTTATAACTCCTGCGGCAGACATCAGGAGGAATCCATTTTATAGGTTTGGAGGAAATGCCTACGGTCACAAAAACAACATTACAGGTCCTTTAGTATTAGGCCATATTTTGAAAAATTCAGGCTGTGATGTAGAATGTTATGAAGAATTATATGTAGATCTGGATTACTCAAAAATGAGCAATGCAGATGTTATATGTATATACACCATGACTTGTAATTCAAAACGTGCCTATGAGATAGGTGACTTTTTCCGAAATGAATTAAAAAAAAGAGTATTAATTGGGGGTATGCATGCATCTGCAATGCCAGAAGAGGCGCTTTTCCATGCAGACCAGGTAATAGTTGGAGAAGCTGAAAATGTAATTGAAGATGTTGTATCTGGCAAAATAAAAGATAAAATAGTCTATGGATCTCCTGTAGAAGATCTTAATAAGATACCTTTCCCTGATTATACACTGTTAAAAACACCTGCAAAAGCAGCAAATGTTATAACTTCAAGAGGGTGCCCATTTTCATGTAATTTTTGTACAACTTCTAGAATGTTTCATCCATATAGGACCAGAACACCAGACAATGTAATTAAAGAATTAGAGATTTATAAAAAAGAAGGCTTTAAATATGTAAATTTCGAAGATGATAATTTCACAGCAGATAAGAAAAGGGCCAAAGAAATATTAAGAAAAATGATAGACAATAATCTTGTATTCAAGGAAACTTTTTTCTTTGGAAGAACTGATATGGCAAATGACGAGGAACTCTTAGATCTCTTGAGCAGGGCTCATTTAAGAAGAACTCTTATAGGTATAGAATCTTTGAATCAGGATTCCCTGGACTATGTGAACAAAAGACAAAGTATTAAAGATATTGAAAGATGCGGTGAAAAACTTGCCAAGTATAAAATTAAGATTATTGCAAGCATAGTACTTGGGCTTGATTATGATAATATATCAGATATAGATAGATCAGTAAAGTTTTGTAAAGACATAAATGCATATCAGCTTCAACCAGCTATACTTACACCGTTCCCTGGTACTCCTGTATTTGATCAGTTTGAAAAAGAAGGAAGAATTTTAACAAAAGAATGGGAATATTATGATATGACAAATGTTGTTTTTAAGCCTTTAAAAATATCGCCTTCTGGCTTACAAAAAGAATTTTTTAAAGCTGCTAAAAGTTTCTACTCATTCAGTGGTGCATTAAAAATACTTAAAACCTTCGGATTTGATGCAGGAGTGCGAAGACTTGCATTTTGGTTTTTTACAAGGTTTGGAGTAAAATATTTTAATCACTTATCTAAAGAAAACAATGGAAACTTATTTTATAGATTAGGTCATAGTTTTCAGTAA
- the deoC gene encoding deoxyribose-phosphate aldolase: protein MNIDNFSKLFDHTLLKPYADEESIKALCNEAIKYNFKTVAINNSNIEKAKKYLYNSEILIDAAVSFPLGQCTLQTKLFETKDAINKGAGEVDYVINIAEVKNRNYDYIKNEMESIVDICRNYEVTSKVIFENCYLNETEKIKLCEIANKVKPDFIKTSTGFGSGGATIEDVILMRNNTEKDIKIKAAGGIRSLDMVYKFLKAGAERIGTSNSVKIISEFNSLKD from the coding sequence TTGAATATTGATAATTTTTCTAAACTCTTTGATCATACGCTGCTAAAGCCATATGCCGATGAAGAAAGCATAAAAGCTCTCTGTAATGAAGCAATAAAATATAATTTTAAAACAGTTGCAATTAATAATTCAAACATTGAAAAAGCTAAAAAGTACTTATATAATTCGGAAATATTAATAGACGCGGCAGTAAGCTTTCCACTGGGGCAATGTACTCTTCAGACAAAACTTTTTGAAACAAAAGATGCCATAAATAAGGGTGCTGGTGAAGTTGATTATGTTATTAATATAGCTGAAGTGAAAAATAGAAATTACGATTATATTAAAAATGAAATGGAAAGTATAGTAGATATTTGCAGGAATTATGAAGTTACAAGTAAAGTGATTTTTGAGAACTGTTATTTAAATGAAACAGAAAAAATTAAGCTTTGCGAAATAGCAAATAAAGTTAAACCCGACTTTATAAAAACTTCTACAGGATTTGGTAGTGGTGGAGCTACTATTGAAGATGTAATTTTAATGAGAAACAATACTGAAAAAGATATAAAAATAAAAGCGGCTGGCGGAATAAGATCCCTTGATATGGTATACAAATTTCTTAAAGCTGGAGCTGAAAGAATTGGTACAAGTAATAGTGTTAAAATAATTTCTGAATTTAATAGCTTAAAAGACTAA
- a CDS encoding DUF488 domain-containing protein, with product MNFIKIKRIYEPKDENDGYRVLIDRLWPRGISKEKVDIDQWAKSIAPSTELRKEFHHDPTLMNKFKEKYINELNYNESSDEFTDCIKEKLEYGNVTLIYAAKSQTSNNAVILKEWLEERV from the coding sequence ATGAATTTTATTAAAATAAAGAGAATATATGAGCCTAAGGATGAAAATGACGGGTATCGAGTACTGATAGACCGCTTGTGGCCTAGAGGAATTAGTAAGGAAAAGGTTGATATTGACCAGTGGGCGAAATCAATAGCTCCAAGTACGGAATTAAGAAAAGAATTTCACCATGATCCAACTTTGATGAATAAATTTAAAGAAAAATATATAAATGAGCTGAATTACAATGAGTCTTCGGATGAGTTCACAGATTGTATTAAAGAAAAGCTTGAATATGGCAATGTTACATTAATTTATGCCGCAAAGAGCCAGACGAGCAATAACGCAGTGATTTTAAAGGAATGGCTGGAGGAACGTGTTTAA
- a CDS encoding IS110 family transposase, which produces MKKVDYLSTLFVGIDIGARQNVVSAINFEQEFFIKMKPVPNTQSGAEQLESMLVKILENNIFKVTIIGLESTSFYGVHIANFLSASEKLVPYKPYVYCLNPKEVANYKDSFNALNKNDGIDSFVIADFARVGRIHTEPWRGSQYLALQRLTRHRLHIVECLTREKTYMLSNVFLKFSEFALLDGEEHPFSNKYGATASSILTDFLSSEDIANASIEELVEFINTKSRKRISDPQMTAKILQQAARNSYRLDKCLYEPLTTSIACSFNCIQAFEKELSTINKAIEKAVMGMNPVEYQILMSIPGFGPVYSSGILAELGSVHAFPNNDAIAKYAGIVWKENQSGDFKAENTPMNKAGNRYLRYYLIEAAGSVIRHVPEYQAFYQKKFAEVTTHQHKRALALTSRKLIRLIFGLLAKNQLYSSNRVD; this is translated from the coding sequence ATGAAGAAAGTAGATTACTTATCAACTCTATTTGTTGGTATCGATATTGGTGCGAGACAAAATGTTGTCTCTGCAATTAACTTTGAACAGGAATTTTTTATTAAAATGAAACCTGTTCCTAATACACAATCTGGTGCAGAACAACTAGAATCCATGCTCGTCAAGATACTAGAAAATAATATATTTAAGGTTACTATTATTGGTCTTGAGTCTACTTCATTTTATGGCGTGCATATAGCTAATTTTTTATCTGCAAGTGAAAAACTTGTGCCATATAAACCCTACGTCTACTGTTTGAATCCTAAGGAAGTTGCTAACTACAAAGATTCCTTTAATGCTCTTAACAAAAATGATGGCATTGACTCTTTTGTTATTGCTGATTTTGCAAGAGTCGGCAGGATTCATACTGAGCCTTGGCGTGGTTCTCAATACCTTGCCCTACAAAGGCTTACAAGACACAGGCTTCATATAGTTGAATGCTTAACCAGGGAGAAGACATATATGCTATCAAATGTATTTCTCAAGTTTAGCGAATTTGCTTTGTTAGATGGTGAAGAACATCCTTTTTCTAATAAATATGGTGCCACTGCTTCCTCTATCCTGACGGATTTTTTATCTTCTGAAGACATTGCAAATGCTTCCATAGAAGAACTTGTTGAATTCATCAATACAAAGAGTCGAAAGAGAATTTCTGATCCACAGATGACTGCTAAAATTCTTCAACAAGCTGCTCGTAATTCATATCGCCTTGATAAATGTTTGTATGAGCCATTAACGACTTCAATTGCATGCTCTTTTAACTGTATTCAGGCTTTTGAAAAAGAACTGAGTACTATTAATAAAGCCATTGAGAAAGCGGTTATGGGAATGAATCCTGTGGAATATCAAATTCTCATGTCAATCCCTGGTTTTGGCCCTGTTTATTCCAGTGGTATTCTTGCCGAATTAGGCAGTGTGCATGCATTCCCTAATAATGATGCTATTGCTAAATATGCTGGCATCGTATGGAAAGAAAATCAATCTGGTGATTTCAAGGCTGAAAATACGCCAATGAACAAAGCAGGTAACCGTTATTTACGTTATTATCTGATAGAAGCCGCTGGTAGTGTCATAAGACACGTTCCTGAATATCAAGCTTTCTACCAGAAGAAATTTGCTGAAGTGACTACACATCAGCATAAACGAGCACTCGCGCTAACTTCTCGTAAATTAATCCGTTTGATTTTTGGATTGCTGGCTAAAAATCAACTCTACTCTTCAAATAGAGTAGATTAA
- a CDS encoding MFS transporter codes for MKDNKKILLVMFLLGIFIGALDSGIVSPARTIIANSLSVSQNNSVWVITIYTLAYAVSMPISGKLSDRYGKKKLYTISIFIFGLGSLLCGLSNYFGSFSLLLTSRVIQAIGGGGIMPIATAYIGDSFPIEKKGSALGLVGGIYGIANMLGPTIGSAILSLVGPSNWGVLFFINVPIVIAVVIISLLIKEESVVKTPKKMDIGGSVVASLLILSIMYSLTNMNFHDFTKSITSIQVYPYLILFVVLIPVFIAIEKKAEDPIINLKFFTNREIALTLIIAFTTGAGLMGVVFVPQFCENVLKMKTGSGGYLVTLMAIFTGISAPLGGKLIDKYSAKFILILGFSFTITGSLILALLAVKIPSIFILLAGLALMGLGMGFTMGTPLNYLVQTNVSENETASAQSTLSLIRSIGVAISPNILVNFISDAAKNLEGNLMAVMPKISMGPNAPAQSLGGNSVSPNAIAGLQNADVTTIVDSLKKFSSSIIDNVAPNIKQSMAGKLPHGVSPDAAVANLKANYLSQIESSRKVLETTFQNTINSGFTKLFICAAVIALVGLILSIALKNKTKLQS; via the coding sequence ATGAAGGATAATAAAAAAATACTACTAGTTATGTTCTTGCTTGGTATCTTTATTGGTGCTCTTGATTCCGGTATAGTTTCACCTGCAAGAACAATTATAGCAAACTCTTTATCAGTTTCTCAAAATAATAGTGTATGGGTAATTACAATTTATACCCTGGCTTATGCTGTGTCCATGCCTATATCAGGCAAATTATCTGATAGGTATGGTAAGAAGAAATTATATACCATAAGTATTTTTATTTTCGGTTTAGGATCACTATTATGTGGTTTATCAAATTATTTCGGAAGCTTTTCTTTACTTTTAACTTCAAGAGTAATTCAGGCCATAGGCGGTGGTGGAATAATGCCAATTGCTACTGCTTATATAGGCGATAGTTTTCCAATAGAAAAGAAAGGCAGTGCTCTTGGTCTGGTTGGCGGTATATATGGTATTGCTAATATGCTTGGACCTACTATTGGCTCAGCAATATTAAGCCTTGTTGGACCTTCAAATTGGGGAGTATTGTTTTTCATTAATGTCCCAATAGTTATTGCAGTTGTAATCATATCTCTTTTAATTAAAGAAGAAAGTGTAGTAAAGACTCCTAAGAAGATGGATATTGGCGGAAGCGTTGTTGCAAGTTTATTGATTTTATCCATTATGTATTCATTAACTAATATGAATTTTCATGACTTTACTAAAAGTATAACTTCTATTCAGGTATATCCATATTTGATTTTATTTGTTGTACTTATTCCAGTATTCATAGCAATTGAAAAAAAAGCGGAAGATCCAATAATAAACTTAAAATTCTTTACTAATCGTGAGATTGCACTTACACTTATAATTGCCTTTACCACTGGTGCTGGTTTAATGGGAGTAGTATTTGTACCTCAGTTTTGTGAAAATGTATTAAAAATGAAAACAGGTTCCGGGGGATATTTAGTAACATTAATGGCTATATTCACTGGAATATCTGCTCCATTAGGCGGGAAATTAATTGATAAATATTCTGCAAAGTTTATATTAATTTTAGGCTTTTCATTTACTATAACAGGTTCATTAATTTTGGCACTATTAGCTGTGAAAATACCATCAATTTTCATATTATTAGCTGGTTTAGCTCTTATGGGACTAGGCATGGGCTTTACTATGGGAACACCCCTTAATTATTTAGTACAGACAAATGTTTCAGAGAATGAAACTGCTTCTGCACAATCTACATTGTCCTTAATTAGATCCATTGGAGTTGCAATTTCTCCAAATATATTAGTTAACTTTATATCTGATGCAGCTAAAAATCTTGAAGGTAATTTAATGGCTGTAATGCCAAAGATATCAATGGGGCCAAATGCTCCGGCACAAAGCCTTGGAGGCAACAGCGTATCACCAAATGCAATAGCAGGGCTTCAAAATGCTGATGTAACAACTATTGTTGATAGTTTAAAGAAATTTTCATCTTCAATTATAGACAATGTTGCACCAAATATAAAACAATCCATGGCTGGTAAACTTCCTCATGGAGTATCACCTGATGCAGCCGTAGCAAACCTAAAGGCAAATTATTTAAGCCAGATAGAATCATCAAGAAAGGTATTGGAAACCACTTTCCAAAATACCATTAACAGTGGTTTTACCAAGTTATTCATATGTGCTGCAGTGATTGCTTTAGTAGGGTTAATATTATCAATAGCGCTGAAAAATAAAACAAAATTGCAGTCATAA
- a CDS encoding type II toxin-antitoxin system RelE/ParE family toxin has translation MKYKIVLTKQADIDLRSIYEYIAFTLFEPETAARQLDRIEKGVLSLDKMPERFGVFEKDPWFSRGLRKMPVDNFIVFYISNVEDETVTVIRVMYGGRDIDKQLKKTNQ, from the coding sequence ATGAAATATAAGATTGTATTAACAAAACAAGCTGATATTGATTTAAGGAGTATCTATGAATATATTGCATTTACATTATTTGAGCCTGAAACAGCAGCTAGACAATTGGATAGAATTGAAAAAGGTGTGCTGAGTCTGGATAAAATGCCAGAGCGATTTGGTGTATTTGAAAAAGATCCCTGGTTCAGCAGAGGGCTTAGAAAGATGCCAGTAGATAACTTCATTGTATTTTACATTTCAAATGTTGAAGATGAAACAGTTACTGTTATACGGGTTATGTATGGAGGAAGGGATATTGATAAGCAGCTGAAAAAGACTAATCAGTAA
- a CDS encoding type II toxin-antitoxin system RelB/DinJ family antitoxin has protein sequence MAKTTNLYVRLEPGLKEQAELVLGKLGIPVSNAVNIFLKQVVMQRGIPFDVKLPASKPIALSGLSEIELNEELKKGYTDFTQGNTKPAEEAFSDIRRDFGI, from the coding sequence ATGGCAAAAACAACAAATCTATATGTAAGGCTTGAACCTGGACTTAAGGAACAGGCGGAATTGGTTTTAGGGAAATTAGGGATTCCAGTGTCTAATGCAGTGAACATATTTTTAAAACAAGTTGTTATGCAAAGGGGAATTCCTTTTGATGTTAAGCTTCCTGCTTCAAAACCTATTGCACTTTCAGGTTTATCAGAAATAGAACTAAATGAGGAATTGAAAAAAGGATATACTGATTTTACTCAAGGAAATACAAAACCCGCTGAGGAAGCTTTTTCGGATATACGTAGGGATTTTGGTATATGA
- a CDS encoding sugar phosphate isomerase/epimerase: MFKSIITDQLNMDFEKALIDIVNHGYKYIEIHSLWGKTIEELSNEEINTVLKLLRKYNLEVSCLSSTLFFMCPLYPNYEIKNFKSTFLVTQGNYEDHIEKLKRTCETAKKLNAKYVRLFPFRASEAKKVVGTDEDIKLITEKLMLPSRLAKEMDITLVLENCPYTHLPKGIMTKKVIDNINSPNLKLLWDIGNSFRAPIDKLPVDYRNVSLHEELETIFKCIGHVHLKDYIKENNKFSHITFSEGNIDFKDLFRELNLLEYSGSVSLEPEVDYNNVIKSMENLNKILNIHRKD, translated from the coding sequence ATGTTTAAATCTATTATTACTGATCAGTTAAATATGGATTTTGAGAAAGCTTTAATTGACATTGTAAATCATGGATATAAATATATAGAAATTCATTCCCTCTGGGGAAAAACCATTGAAGAATTAAGCAATGAAGAAATAAACACAGTTTTAAAGCTTTTAAGAAAGTATAATTTAGAAGTATCCTGTTTAAGTTCTACTTTATTTTTTATGTGTCCATTATATCCTAATTATGAAATTAAAAATTTCAAATCAACTTTCCTAGTTACACAAGGTAATTACGAAGATCATATAGAAAAATTAAAAAGGACTTGTGAAACTGCAAAAAAATTAAATGCAAAATATGTTAGATTATTTCCCTTCAGAGCATCCGAAGCAAAGAAAGTAGTAGGCACAGATGAAGACATTAAGCTCATTACAGAAAAACTAATGTTACCTTCAAGATTAGCCAAAGAAATGGATATAACTTTAGTTTTGGAAAACTGTCCCTATACACATTTACCTAAAGGTATAATGACAAAAAAAGTAATTGATAATATTAATAGTCCTAATTTGAAATTATTATGGGATATTGGAAATAGTTTTAGAGCTCCCATAGATAAGCTTCCTGTGGATTATAGAAATGTTTCTCTTCACGAGGAATTAGAAACTATATTCAAATGTATAGGGCATGTTCATTTAAAAGATTATATAAAAGAAAATAATAAATTTTCACATATAACATTTAGCGAAGGCAATATAGATTTTAAAGACTTATTTAGAGAATTAAACTTACTTGAATATTCAGGTTCTGTAAGCCTAGAGCCAGAAGTTGATTACAATAATGTTATAAAAAGTATGGAAAACTTAAATAAAATTTTAAATATTCATAGAAAGGACTGA
- a CDS encoding HRDC domain-containing protein, with protein MGLFNRMKEPVFLKESSDAEVQLEKLKALEPLLNTEGQNVIKQDIKCLEYGIVGEKNIEFELKNSHMPIYILHDIYLKDGDLSAQIDYLVFTKKICFVIECKNLYGDIEINSSGDFIRTIEFGGRKKKEGIYSPITQNQRHLELMKKIKTDNKNNILTKYMAGRYFEDFNKSVVVLANPKTVLNAKYAKKEVKEKVIRADQLVKYIKEVYENSKAAADSEDRLLAWAQSYLDLHKVVEKDYTGKYNQYKITQQNPDQEVSTHAAEKSTITVDEVPVEETDIFKELKAYRLYKSREEKIKPYFIYNNNQLKDLISIMPGNKEELQTVAGFGEVKANKYGDDILKIIKKY; from the coding sequence ATGGGATTATTTAATAGAATGAAAGAACCGGTTTTTCTTAAGGAAAGCAGTGATGCTGAAGTACAATTAGAAAAGCTTAAAGCATTAGAACCATTACTAAATACAGAAGGGCAAAATGTTATAAAACAAGATATAAAATGCCTTGAATATGGAATTGTAGGAGAAAAGAATATTGAATTTGAACTAAAAAATAGTCATATGCCTATATATATTTTACATGATATCTATCTAAAGGATGGAGATCTGAGTGCCCAGATAGATTATCTTGTGTTTACAAAAAAAATTTGCTTTGTCATCGAATGTAAAAATCTTTATGGAGATATTGAAATTAATAGTTCAGGTGATTTTATTCGAACTATTGAATTTGGAGGCAGAAAGAAAAAAGAAGGCATTTATTCGCCTATCACACAGAATCAACGACATTTAGAATTAATGAAGAAAATCAAGACAGACAACAAAAATAATATATTGACTAAATATATGGCAGGAAGATACTTTGAGGATTTTAATAAATCGGTAGTAGTTTTGGCTAATCCTAAGACTGTACTTAATGCAAAGTATGCAAAGAAAGAGGTAAAAGAGAAAGTTATTCGTGCTGATCAGTTGGTTAAATATATAAAAGAAGTGTATGAAAATTCTAAAGCAGCAGCTGATTCAGAAGATAGATTGTTAGCCTGGGCTCAATCTTACTTGGATTTACATAAGGTTGTGGAGAAAGACTATACTGGGAAATATAATCAGTATAAAATAACACAACAGAATCCAGACCAAGAAGTATCCACTCACGCAGCAGAGAAAAGCACAATAACAGTAGATGAAGTACCAGTAGAAGAAACAGATATTTTTAAAGAATTAAAGGCATACCGATTATATAAGAGCCGTGAAGAAAAAATAAAACCTTATTTTATTTATAATAACAATCAGTTAAAAGATTTAATTTCTATAATGCCTGGAAACAAAGAAGAACTGCAGACAGTTGCAGGGTTTGGTGAGGTAAAAGCGAATAAGTATGGCGATGATATCTTGAAAATTATAAAGAAATATTAG
- a CDS encoding SEC-C metal-binding domain-containing protein — translation MDKKIDKKTEELAMRALENAKAFGQKLEENREKRLWKKVQIPCSLYDAIKGLTKNEMDSIRKTYGFKNLSALKKAELAPELAKLIPSKFKEIIYTLDQSRYDLIKLIIKNSGVIPDVGISISKAETFINYSMIFCGLQDNQKVLFMPDELINVFTHIDDSKLKNIVRRNTEWIRLTHGLLYYYGVMDAWPITKKISELTGENVDILEFMNVMSFACDFYDQADLTPYGYADSRVFDVKKIVEEQKMRKQIDYYPITKNHLLKASAPNYFDKTQEMRSFINFIIEYYDLSDEEIDEIAFQMVTMINLDFRPDMIMEYLQSYLEFPSFEFAQQLVGKVMELYNNTRQWVLKGHTPNELFKEERKFLQPLPAEPLITNKQHSSVIDLKTKKKIGRNDPCPCGSGKKFKNCCGKVR, via the coding sequence ATGGATAAAAAAATTGATAAGAAAACAGAGGAACTTGCAATGAGGGCATTAGAAAATGCAAAGGCTTTTGGCCAGAAACTAGAGGAAAACAGAGAGAAGCGACTCTGGAAGAAGGTTCAGATTCCATGTAGTCTTTATGATGCAATTAAAGGATTAACGAAGAATGAAATGGATTCAATTCGAAAAACTTATGGCTTTAAAAACTTAAGTGCTCTTAAAAAAGCAGAATTGGCACCTGAGCTTGCTAAATTAATTCCTTCTAAATTTAAGGAGATTATTTACACATTGGATCAAAGCAGGTATGACCTTATTAAATTAATTATTAAAAATTCAGGAGTTATACCAGATGTGGGTATATCTATTTCTAAAGCTGAAACTTTCATAAATTATAGTATGATTTTCTGTGGATTACAAGATAATCAAAAGGTATTATTTATGCCTGATGAACTTATAAATGTTTTTACTCACATTGATGACAGTAAACTTAAAAATATTGTAAGACGAAATACAGAGTGGATACGCTTGACTCATGGGCTGCTTTATTACTATGGTGTTATGGACGCTTGGCCTATTACGAAGAAGATAAGTGAGCTTACAGGTGAGAATGTTGATATTCTTGAATTTATGAATGTAATGTCTTTTGCCTGTGATTTCTATGATCAGGCCGATTTAACACCATATGGCTACGCAGATAGCAGAGTTTTCGATGTAAAGAAAATTGTTGAAGAACAGAAAATGAGAAAGCAGATTGATTATTATCCCATTACAAAAAATCATTTGCTAAAAGCCAGTGCTCCTAATTATTTTGATAAAACGCAGGAGATGAGAAGCTTTATTAATTTCATTATAGAGTATTATGATCTATCAGATGAAGAAATAGATGAAATAGCCTTTCAGATGGTTACAATGATTAATTTGGATTTTAGACCTGACATGATTATGGAATACCTGCAAAGCTATCTTGAGTTTCCGTCTTTTGAATTTGCACAGCAGTTAGTAGGAAAAGTAATGGAATTATATAACAATACACGTCAATGGGTGCTAAAAGGGCATACTCCTAATGAGCTGTTTAAAGAAGAAAGAAAGTTTTTACAGCCACTGCCAGCAGAACCACTTATAACAAACAAGCAACATTCCAGCGTAATTGATCTAAAAACTAAAAAAAAGATTGGTCGAAATGATCCGTGTCCTTGCGGAAGCGGTAAAAAGTTCAAAAATTGCTGCGGGAAAGTTAGGTGA
- a CDS encoding GntR family transcriptional regulator, which translates to MFDKSKGAKPLYLQLAEIMESEILSDIYKPGDMLPKELDYIEKYNLSRITVRQAINELVLKGYVKRIRGKGTIILPPKIEEPLIRIKSFTDEMKDRGITPSTKSAKIVITKSFGEISKYLLQNDGDEAYKLTRIRTANNLPIVLFETYIKKNINMDLDNTIYYGSLYEYLDKNKGIKIKKVNQRISASIADSRLSQLLNIRVGEPILILKRQSFDTNNNVIEYTISYYIADRYEYYIEIENKEN; encoded by the coding sequence ATGTTTGATAAAAGTAAGGGAGCTAAACCTTTATATTTGCAATTAGCTGAAATAATGGAAAGTGAAATACTAAGTGACATATACAAGCCAGGTGATATGCTTCCAAAGGAACTCGATTATATTGAAAAATACAATCTCAGTAGAATTACCGTAAGACAAGCAATTAATGAACTTGTATTAAAAGGATATGTTAAACGAATAAGAGGAAAAGGAACCATTATTTTACCACCTAAAATTGAAGAACCACTTATTAGAATTAAAAGTTTTACAGATGAAATGAAAGATCGCGGGATTACCCCCTCAACCAAAAGCGCTAAAATTGTAATAACTAAATCTTTTGGTGAAATCTCAAAGTATTTACTGCAAAATGATGGCGACGAAGCTTATAAACTTACTAGAATACGTACTGCAAACAATCTTCCTATTGTTTTATTTGAAACTTATATAAAGAAAAATATAAATATGGATCTAGACAATACAATCTATTATGGCTCTTTATACGAATATTTAGATAAAAACAAAGGTATTAAAATTAAAAAGGTTAATCAGCGTATTTCTGCTTCAATAGCAGATAGCAGATTAAGTCAGCTTCTGAACATTAGAGTGGGTGAACCTATTCTAATTTTAAAAAGGCAATCCTTTGATACAAATAATAATGTAATCGAATATACTATCAGCTATTATATAGCAGATAGATATGAATACTATATAGAAATTGAAAATAAAGAAAACTAA